CCCGCGGGCGCTCGCCGTCACGTTCGCGGTGCTCCTCGTCGGCGCCGTCGGCGGCGTGGTCGCCTACATCGCCGGTCCCGTCGACCAGCAGCCGATGGTCGGGACGGCCGTCGCGCTGGCCACGGGCGGGGTGCTCGCCGGCTATCTCCTCTTTGGCGTCTACAGTGCGGCGCTGAGTCGGGGACACCCGCGGTCGCTGGCGGTCGCCGAGTCCGCGACGGTCGCCGGCGCGCTGTTTCTGGTCGCGGTGACCGCACAGCTCGTCGGTTGACCTGCGGGCTACACTACCGAATTCCCCGGCTGTGTTGCCGGGTCACACTATCGAGTACGCCGCAGCGGCAGTCAGAGCCAGCGCGCCGGCGACTCCACCGAGCACGAGATAGCTCACCGATCGGGGCTCCCAGCGCAGATGCTGGTAGTAGGCAGCGACGGCGACGGCTTTGACGACCGACAGCGACAGGATGGCGCCGAAGGCGACCCAGTAGGCGCTGTCGACGTAGCCCGCGAGCTCGACGACGGCCTGGGCAGTCGCGAGGGCGAACAACAGGACGTAGACCGCGGTGTATCCTTTCCAGTTCATAGTATGTAGAACAGCGGGAACAGGAACAGCCAGACGATGTCCACGAAGTGCCAGTAGAGCCCGAAGTACTCGATGGCGCTGTCGTCGCCCTGATAGGCCCCGTTCCACGCCCGCACGGTCATGTACGAACAGATGAGCAGCCCGACGACGACGTGGGCGCCGTGGAGGCCAGTCGTCAGGTAGAACGTCGACGACGCGATGTTCGTCGAGAGGGTCCAGCCGTCCGGGAACTGCCCGCTGGTGAGGTGGAACAGGTGGGTCCACTCCAGAGCCTTGTTGCCCAGAAAAGCCAGACCGAGCGCGACCGTACCCGCGAGCGCGGCGACGGTCCCCCGGCGGCTCTCGCGCTCGGCGGCGACCATCGCCAGCACGACCAGAAAGCTCGACGTGAGCAACAGGTAGGTGTTGATCAGGCCGGGCGTGGTGACGTGAGCGGCGGGAACGAGCTCGTGCCACGCCTCCCAGCCGTAGGCGACCCGCACGAAGGCGTAGGACCCGACGAACGCGCCAAAGAGGACGATGTCGCTGGCGAGGAAGAACCACAGCCCGAGTTTCGGCTTCTCGACGCGGGCGAAGGGCCAGCGCTCGGCGATAGCCATCTCCGGCGCGTGGAACGGTTCGCGGGTCAGGCCGAGCAGCGAGCCGACCGTCGCCAGCCCGCCCGCGGCGGCCAGTGAGACGTAGACCACGCTCCCCGTTCGGACGCCCGAGAGCCCGAGGAAGGTGACGAAGCCGGCGAGTCCGACGAGAACGGGCCAGAAACTCGCGTGGCTCGCGTGGGCCCCGCCCGTGGCTTCGTGGGCCGAGGGCGTTCCAGTGGCACGGGTTCGCGTCACCGACGCGGTCCCACCGTCCGGACGACGACCGGACGACCCCCGTCCCGCGCCGCTCGTCTCGCCGCCGCCGGACCGCTGTTCCGACGCGGCTCCGGAGCCGTCGGCGGCCACACCCTCTGGCCCCCGCGTCCGTTCGACAACCGCCGCCTCTGAGAGGAAGGACAGCGAGCCGTCGGCGTAGCTCGGGACGCCGGGGAAGTTCTCCAGGGGCGGCGGTGAAGCGACCGCCCACTCGGCGGTTCTGGCGTACGCCCAGGGGTTCTCGCCGGCCTCGGCACCGCGCCACAGCGAGGCAAAGAGGTTGTAGAACATGACGAGGAAGCTCGCACCGAGGACGAAGCCGCCGACGGTGGCCATCGTGTGGTAGGGCTGGAGCCCCGACGGGTACTCGAAGACGCGCCGCGGGGTCTCCCAGGCGACGAACATCGGGAAGTAGAGGAGATTGAAGCCGACGAAATACACCGCGAAGTGGAGCTTGCCGAGCGTCTCGTCGTACATTCGCCCGGTTATCTTCGGATACCAGTAGTAGAGCCCGCCGACCAGCGCCGTCACGCCGGCGACCATCACGTAGTGGAAGTGCGCGACCACCCAGTAGGTCCCCCGGAACTGGTAGTCGAGCACGATGGCGCCCAGGAAGACGCCGGTGATGCCGCCGACGATGAACAGGACCAGCGCGCCCAGCGAGAAGAGGAACGGCGTCGTGAACCGAACCCGCCCTTTCGCCATCGTGTAGACGAGCGAGAACACCATCAGGTCGAACGGCAGCGAGATGCCGATAGTAGTCGCCATGAACACCGTCTTGATGGGGAGGTTGATTCCGGTCAGGAACATGTGGTGCATCCAGACGGCGAAGCTCTGGACGGCCACGAGCACCATCGCGACGACGAACCACTTGCGGCCGACGAGCCGTCTGCCGGTGAACGTCTGGAAGCACTCTGCCATCACGCCCAGTGCGGGGAAGAAGACGATGTACACCTCCGGATGGCCGAAAAACCAGAACAGATGCGCCCACAGCAGCGAGGCCCCGGGGTTGTCGGCGTCGGTCGCCATCGTCGACCCGTCGTTGGCGTACTGGAAGTACGTCGTCCCGATGATGTGGTCCGAGGCCAGAATCACGAGCGCCGCCAGCAGCGCCGCGAAGGCAAACAGCATCATCCAGACGGTGAGGTTGATAGAGAGCGAGAAGAGCGGGAGGTCCCGCATCCGGAGCCCCTCGGCGCGCATCCGATACATCGTCGTCAGGAAGTTCACCGACCCCAGCGTGATAGCGGTCGAGAACATGACGAGCGCCAGCACGACCGAGGTCGCGCCCAGCCCCTCGCCGGGGATGTAGGCCGGCGTGTTCAGCGGCGCGTACATCGTCCACCCGCCGGCGAAGGTCGACCCCTGGAAGAAAGAGACGCCCATCAGGACACCCGAAAAGAGGTAGAGCCAGTACGAGAGGGCGTTCAGTCGCGGGAAAGCGAGGTCGTCGGCGCCGATCTGGAGCGGGACCAGATAGTTGGCAAAGCCGAAGGCAAACGGCGAGATGAACCAGAACACCATCAACAGCCCGTGCGTGGAGACGGCCTGGTTGTACCCCAGCGGCCCGAGCAGGTCGGCGCCGGGGGTGAGCAGTTCGAGGCGAAAGAGCAGGGCCAGTAGGCCGCCGAAGACGAGGAAGAACAGCGCGGTGAGGAGATAGAGGACGCCGATATCCTTGTGGTCGGTCGTGAGGAACCACCGGCGGACGCTGGATTTGGGCGGCAGACCGCCCTCGTGAGCCTCGCTCATGCCGGACCACCGCCCGTCGGCGTCTCGGTCCCCGACGCCGCCTCCGCACTCGTGCTGTCGTTGGCGCTTCCCGAGGTCGTCTCGGGTTCCGTCCCGCTGTACCACTCGGTGTAGGCGTCCTGGGGCATGACTTCGACGTCGGTGGCCATCAGGGAGTGTCCGCTCCCACACAGTTCGTAGCAGTTGGCCTCGTAGGTTCCCGTCTTCTCTGCGGTGAACCACGCCGAGGTGGTCCGGCCGGGAATCGCGTCGGCCTTGACGCGGAAGGCCGGGATGCCGAAGTTGTGGAACACGTCCCGGGACGTCACGTCCAGCCTGACGACGCGGTTGCGGGGCACTCGGAGCGTCGTGCTCTCGTAGCCGTTGGGGTAGACGAACGTCCAGCCGAACTGGTACCCCTCGACGGTTATCCGGATATCCTCCTCGCCCTCGACCTCTGGCCCGTCCTCGATGTATGAGAGCTCCATGTAGGTCCAGCCGATGAGCGAGACGACGATGACGGCGCTGATGCCCAGAGAGAGGAACACCTTCCGCCCGCCCGAACCACCCGCGGGGAGCTCGCCCAGCCGCGGCCGGTCGACGGTGTCCGCGAAGGGGTCCGAATCGTCGGTCGCTCGGTACTTGACCGCGTGATACAACGTGTACACGACGACGAAGACGCCGACCACAGTTCCGAGGACCAGGAACACCTCGAAGATGCTGTTGAACACCTCCGCTGGGGCGCGAACGTCACCACCGTGGAGTAGGGGACCGAGTGTGCCCCATGACACCGAGTGACTCACCATAGCTATGCTCGACAGCGTAATGTATTAGATATTCTGGACATCTTTCTGATAGTTCGTATCGATATGCCAGTGGCGCGAAGGTTTTTCTCCGTTGCCATGTTACGTCACACCATGCCAGACACGCCACCCGATATCCAGGAGACGCAGGACAACGACGTGGTGAGCTCCAGCGAGGAGTTCGACAACCTCCGGGGTATCCTCGCAGACGGCGTCATCGGTGCCGCCGGCGGGCTGGTCGGAACGGCGATGATGACCGTCGTCTTCCTCATCGCCCAGTCGGTAGGCGCCTTCGCACTCACCGACTTCGCCATCCTCACCGAACTGCTCGGGCTGACGGCGTACGTGCCGGCCGTCCTCTTTGGCTTCGTTATCTTCCTCGGCGGCGGGATGTTCCCCTGGCCGCTGCTGTTCGCGTCCCTGAAGACGTACCTCCCCGGCGAGTCGAGTCCGATCGAGGGCGCGTTCTTCGGCGCGGCGATGTGGACCGGCTTCGTGTTGGCCTTCTACACCGACCAGACCGGGCTCTCGCTGGTACTGTACGCCGTCCTGACGCTGGTGGCACACGTCGTCTACGGGCTCGGGCTCGGCGCGGTGTTCGACTACTTCGAGAGCCGACCGGACTCTATCGTCTGAGACCGTTCCTTTCCGCTGGCGACCACTACGTTTGTGTTCCCTCGCGTCCACGTCGGGATATGCACCTCAGCGACGCGACCGCTACCGACGCCGAGGCCGTCGAGACGGACCTCGCATTGCTCCCGGTCGGCAGCACCGAACAGCACGGCCCCCACGCGCCGCTGGGCACCGACTCGCTGACCGCACAGGCCGTCGCCGACGCCGCCGAAGCCGCCTACGACAGCGAAGTAGTCGTCGCTCCGCCGATACACGTCGGCGTCGCCGAGGAACACCGCGATTTCGCGGGGACGCTGTGGGTCAGCGAAGACACCTTCCGTGACTACGTCCGTGAGACGGTCGCCAGTCTGGCCCACCACGGCTGGACGCAGGTAGTCGTCGTCAACGGCCACGGCGGCAACGTCGGGCCGCTACGAGAGGTCTGTGCCCGGATCACGCGCCACGACGAGGCCGACGCGTGGGCCTTCACCTGGTTCGACGCCGTCGACGCGCCGGAGATGGGCCACGGCGGCCCCGTCGAGACCAGTCTCCTCCAGCACACCCGTCCGGACCTCGTCCGAGCGGACCGCTTCGAGGAGGCCGCCGACGGGGGTGCCGACGGCTGGGGCGAGTGGGTCAGCGGCGTCAATCTGGCCTACGACACGAGCGAATTCAGCGAGAACGGCTGTGTCGGCGACCCCGGCGAGGGGAGCGCCGAGCGGGGCGACGAGCTACTCGACGAGGCGAGCGAGGCGCTCGCGGCACTGCTCGACCGCGTCGCGCGACGGTGATCAGGCCTCGGCCTCTTCGGCGTCCGCGTCCGCCTCGGCGTCCGCCGCATCGTCCTCGAACTCCTCTAGGGTGCTTCGGAGCTGTGGAATCGTCGACGTGAGGCCACCGACCTGCTCGCGGGCGTCTTCGACGTCTTCGATGAGGGCCTCGACGCTCGCTATGTCTTCGGCGAGGTCGTCGGCGTCCTCGAAGGCGTCGGCCCGCTCGCCCATCGTGTACCACTTCTTGGCGTCACGCAGGTGGTCCTCGGCGTCGCCCACGTCGAGTGCTGTCTTGAGCGCGTTGAGCACGCCGAGCGTGTTGTCGGCCTCGACGTCCCACACGGCGTCGCCGTCGGGGAGCGCCCCGCGGGCCTCGGCCAGCGACGCCTCGACGTCGCTTCGCATCTCGGTTGCGGCCTCGCCGAACAGCTCGTCGTCGTCCAGACTGGTCTGACTCATAGGTAACAGTTCACGTGGGAGGGGATTAAAAGCCCGCCTGAAAGTGAAAGTGAAACCGCACGACGTGAACGGGTGGGTTTTCGAGAAACCGAAAAGCTCCCCTGGCTCAGACGCCGTCGGCCGCCGGCGGCTCCCCGTCGTCGAACTCGTCCGCCCGGATATCGCTTCGAACCTCGGGCAGCGGGTCCAGGGGCTCGTCGATGTCACCCAGCACGAGCATCGCGTAGTAGCGCAGGAACGCCTGCAGCGGGACCTGGATGAGGGAGGTCACCAGCAGGAGCATCAGGACAAACAGCACGACCATGACGGCGAAGAGCGCCAGCACGAGCGTCCCGCCGGCGAGCCCGACCCAGTGGGAGAAGAACCAGCAAACTGCGGCCACCAGAACGAACGGAATCGCGACGAGCACGGTTGCGACGAACCCGAGGATACTCGCGATGATACCGACGCCGATTGCCAGCACGACGGAGAAGGCGAGATACGCGAGATACTGCTTGACGTTTCGGCGCATCGACCCCAGAAGGCGCTTCCAGCTCGCGAGCACCCCGCGGTCGCTCGTGAGCATCATCGGAATCACGAACATGTTGGTAAAGCCGGTCGCGAGGCCCTGGAAGAGCCCGACGACGAGGAAGAAGACGATGGCCAGGGGGAGGATGGCGAACACCCCCTCGACGGTGATGTTGTCTACGTTCCCGCCGAAGGCGGTGACGAAGACGGTGTAGAGAAAGCCGACGACGAGCAGGAGCGAGAGCGCCGTCAGGGCCAGTCGGAACACGAGCAGCCGCAGGCCGTTGCCGACGTTCTCGCGGAGGTACCGTCGGACGTGGACTTCACGGGAGACGAGCGACTGGACGAAGACGAACTCCATGAGGTTGCTTAGGAGCGCGAAAACGAGCACGAGCGACAGTGCCAGACCGATGATGACGAACAGCTCCGTCCCGAACTCGGCCAACACGCCGTCGACCGTCGTCGGGGCCCCGTCGGGGAAGGACTGGCCGCCGTCGGCCGGCTGGTCCTGCCCACCGAAGTTTCCGACGTTCTGGAGCCCGTTGAACCCGCCGCCACCGCCGCCGATGAAGAAGACGACGACCGCCAGTTTGAGCCAGGTCTTGGCGGCGAAGGGTAACAGGAACGACTTCGTCGCGTCTATCGCGTCGCCGATATCGTCGATTGCGTGGAGGGGCATCACATCAACTGTACGGCGGGCGCGTGTAAAATTTTCGTACTATTGGGACGGTGTACCAACCGAATCGACCTGCATCAGCGGGTAGCCGTCTTCCATCGCCATGCTCGTCTCGACGGTGACGCCCTCGTAGTCGATGGTCATCGAGACATCCAGGAAGCGCCCGGTCAGCTCGGTGTAGTCGGCGCCGGCGTTCTCGATGGCCTCCCGGAGCGGCTCCGCACGGACCGCGACGGTCACGGACTCACAGTAGGGCTGGTTCTCGATGGCCTCCT
The Halomicroarcula saliterrae genome window above contains:
- a CDS encoding cytochrome C oxidase subunit IV family protein, producing the protein MNWKGYTAVYVLLFALATAQAVVELAGYVDSAYWVAFGAILSLSVVKAVAVAAYYQHLRWEPRSVSYLVLGGVAGALALTAAAAYSIV
- a CDS encoding cbb3-type cytochrome c oxidase subunit I, which codes for MSEAHEGGLPPKSSVRRWFLTTDHKDIGVLYLLTALFFLVFGGLLALLFRLELLTPGADLLGPLGYNQAVSTHGLLMVFWFISPFAFGFANYLVPLQIGADDLAFPRLNALSYWLYLFSGVLMGVSFFQGSTFAGGWTMYAPLNTPAYIPGEGLGATSVVLALVMFSTAITLGSVNFLTTMYRMRAEGLRMRDLPLFSLSINLTVWMMLFAFAALLAALVILASDHIIGTTYFQYANDGSTMATDADNPGASLLWAHLFWFFGHPEVYIVFFPALGVMAECFQTFTGRRLVGRKWFVVAMVLVAVQSFAVWMHHMFLTGINLPIKTVFMATTIGISLPFDLMVFSLVYTMAKGRVRFTTPFLFSLGALVLFIVGGITGVFLGAIVLDYQFRGTYWVVAHFHYVMVAGVTALVGGLYYWYPKITGRMYDETLGKLHFAVYFVGFNLLYFPMFVAWETPRRVFEYPSGLQPYHTMATVGGFVLGASFLVMFYNLFASLWRGAEAGENPWAYARTAEWAVASPPPLENFPGVPSYADGSLSFLSEAAVVERTRGPEGVAADGSGAASEQRSGGGETSGAGRGSSGRRPDGGTASVTRTRATGTPSAHEATGGAHASHASFWPVLVGLAGFVTFLGLSGVRTGSVVYVSLAAAGGLATVGSLLGLTREPFHAPEMAIAERWPFARVEKPKLGLWFFLASDIVLFGAFVGSYAFVRVAYGWEAWHELVPAAHVTTPGLINTYLLLTSSFLVVLAMVAAERESRRGTVAALAGTVALGLAFLGNKALEWTHLFHLTSGQFPDGWTLSTNIASSTFYLTTGLHGAHVVVGLLICSYMTVRAWNGAYQGDDSAIEYFGLYWHFVDIVWLFLFPLFYIL
- the coxB gene encoding cytochrome c oxidase subunit II yields the protein MVSHSVSWGTLGPLLHGGDVRAPAEVFNSIFEVFLVLGTVVGVFVVVYTLYHAVKYRATDDSDPFADTVDRPRLGELPAGGSGGRKVFLSLGISAVIVVSLIGWTYMELSYIEDGPEVEGEEDIRITVEGYQFGWTFVYPNGYESTTLRVPRNRVVRLDVTSRDVFHNFGIPAFRVKADAIPGRTTSAWFTAEKTGTYEANCYELCGSGHSLMATDVEVMPQDAYTEWYSGTEPETTSGSANDSTSAEAASGTETPTGGGPA
- a CDS encoding DUF6789 family protein, producing MPDTPPDIQETQDNDVVSSSEEFDNLRGILADGVIGAAGGLVGTAMMTVVFLIAQSVGAFALTDFAILTELLGLTAYVPAVLFGFVIFLGGGMFPWPLLFASLKTYLPGESSPIEGAFFGAAMWTGFVLAFYTDQTGLSLVLYAVLTLVAHVVYGLGLGAVFDYFESRPDSIV
- a CDS encoding creatininase family protein, encoding MHLSDATATDAEAVETDLALLPVGSTEQHGPHAPLGTDSLTAQAVADAAEAAYDSEVVVAPPIHVGVAEEHRDFAGTLWVSEDTFRDYVRETVASLAHHGWTQVVVVNGHGGNVGPLREVCARITRHDEADAWAFTWFDAVDAPEMGHGGPVETSLLQHTRPDLVRADRFEEAADGGADGWGEWVSGVNLAYDTSEFSENGCVGDPGEGSAERGDELLDEASEALAALLDRVARR
- a CDS encoding DUF5790 family protein encodes the protein MSQTSLDDDELFGEAATEMRSDVEASLAEARGALPDGDAVWDVEADNTLGVLNALKTALDVGDAEDHLRDAKKWYTMGERADAFEDADDLAEDIASVEALIEDVEDAREQVGGLTSTIPQLRSTLEEFEDDAADAEADADAEEAEA
- a CDS encoding DUF7544 domain-containing protein, coding for MPLHAIDDIGDAIDATKSFLLPFAAKTWLKLAVVVFFIGGGGGGFNGLQNVGNFGGQDQPADGGQSFPDGAPTTVDGVLAEFGTELFVIIGLALSLVLVFALLSNLMEFVFVQSLVSREVHVRRYLRENVGNGLRLLVFRLALTALSLLLVVGFLYTVFVTAFGGNVDNITVEGVFAILPLAIVFFLVVGLFQGLATGFTNMFVIPMMLTSDRGVLASWKRLLGSMRRNVKQYLAYLAFSVVLAIGVGIIASILGFVATVLVAIPFVLVAAVCWFFSHWVGLAGGTLVLALFAVMVVLFVLMLLLVTSLIQVPLQAFLRYYAMLVLGDIDEPLDPLPEVRSDIRADEFDDGEPPAADGV
- a CDS encoding dihydroneopterin aldolase family protein translates to MEPTAPQAACFEAGIKFGSLYHQFAGTPVSPDSADSLARAMEEAIENQPYCESVTVAVRAEPLREAIENAGADYTELTGRFLDVSMTIDYEGVTVETSMAMEDGYPLMQVDSVGTPSQ